The following proteins come from a genomic window of Kocuria palustris:
- the dut gene encoding dUTP diphosphatase, with protein MQVRRLDADLPLPRYAKPGDAGLDLRASSDAVLDPGARALIGTGLAIAVPVGWVGLVHPRSGLAAKHGITVLNAPGTVDSGYRGEIMVTLLNTDLHTPFRIERGDRIAQLLLQRVGTVEPVEVDELEDSDRGETGFGSSGTR; from the coding sequence ATGCAGGTGCGCCGGCTGGACGCCGATCTGCCGCTGCCTCGCTATGCCAAGCCCGGCGACGCGGGGCTGGACCTGCGCGCCAGCTCCGATGCCGTGCTCGATCCCGGTGCCCGCGCCCTGATCGGCACCGGGCTGGCCATCGCCGTGCCCGTCGGCTGGGTGGGCCTGGTCCATCCGCGCTCGGGACTTGCCGCCAAGCACGGCATCACCGTCCTCAACGCGCCGGGCACGGTGGACTCCGGGTACCGCGGCGAGATCATGGTCACGCTGCTGAACACCGATCTGCACACGCCCTTCCGCATCGAGCGCGGCGACCGCATCGCCCAGCTGCTGCTGCAGCGCGTCGGCACGGTCGAGCCGGTCGAGGTCGACGAGCTCGAGGACAGCGACCGCGGCGAGACCGGATTCGGGTCCTCCGGGACCCGCTGA
- a CDS encoding DUF4193 domain-containing protein, translated as MATDYDAPRKQEEELKEDSIEELKTRRNETQHPNADEDDEATAADSYELPGADLSHEELSVVVLPAQEDEFTCGSCFLVRHRSQIAEEKDGMKICVECAG; from the coding sequence ATGGCAACTGATTACGACGCTCCCCGCAAGCAGGAGGAGGAGCTCAAGGAAGACTCGATCGAGGAGCTGAAGACTCGTCGCAACGAGACCCAGCACCCCAATGCGGACGAGGACGATGAGGCCACGGCCGCTGACAGCTACGAGCTGCCCGGTGCCGATCTGTCCCACGAGGAGCTCTCCGTCGTGGTGCTTCCGGCTCAGGAGGACGAGTTCACCTGCGGGTCCTGCTTCCTGGTGCGCCACCGCTCCCAGATCGCCGAGGAGAAGGACGGGATGAAGATCTGCGTGGAGTGCGCAGGCTGA
- a CDS encoding DUF3093 domain-containing protein — MTDDEVLYREKLNPAWWMWLLFLGLAGSVVIALAPIATWLGILGGVIALILAPVIVYSRASSIVVTEDLLRVGRASIERRFVGEVEAFTDPDDVRRVRGPELDARAYMNFSASASGMCRIEIIDPVDPTPYWLTATRHPHELAQALAG, encoded by the coding sequence ATGACTGACGACGAGGTGCTCTACCGGGAGAAGCTGAACCCGGCGTGGTGGATGTGGCTGCTGTTCCTGGGCCTGGCCGGCTCCGTGGTGATCGCCCTGGCCCCCATCGCGACCTGGCTCGGGATCCTCGGCGGTGTCATCGCGCTGATCCTGGCCCCCGTCATCGTCTACTCCCGGGCCTCCTCGATCGTGGTCACCGAGGATCTCCTGCGGGTGGGCCGGGCGAGCATCGAGCGCCGATTCGTGGGTGAGGTGGAGGCCTTCACCGATCCCGACGACGTCCGCCGCGTCCGCGGTCCCGAGCTGGATGCCCGGGCCTACATGAACTTCTCGGCCTCGGCCTCGGGAATGTGCCGCATCGAGATCATCGACCCCGTGGATCCCACCCCGTACTGGCTCACCGCCACTCGCCATCCGCACGAGCTCGCCCAGGCCCTGGCCGGCTGA